In the genome of Triticum urartu cultivar G1812 chromosome 5, Tu2.1, whole genome shotgun sequence, one region contains:
- the LOC125507014 gene encoding F-box protein At1g47056-like produces the protein TLASVASLPPSLPPFPQSPTRPQLLRSSASPADPPPPSPSPSPLGQCPSAPPYHHHRKPPPTPPSPTAQAASPRFCSAAAAEDAAAEDDYTSDLPEELLAVVFGLLGSGDRKRCSLVCRRWLATEASSRLRLALDARAPLLAAAPAILARFSSVSKLALKCDRRAESVGDPALALVAHRLGPGLRRLKLRSVRAVTDHGVAALAAAAINLRKLSVGSCTFGAKGIEAVLRSCPQLEELSVKRLRGLADSEPITVSSPRLQSLALKELYNGQCFSCLITCSPNLKTLKIIRCSGDWDPVLQAIPQGSLLAELHLEKLQVSDLGVAALCGLEVLYLAKAPEVTDVGLAALATKSPRLRKLHVDGWKANRIGDRGLATVAQKCAALQELVLIGVNLTSASLELIAANCPTLERLALCGSDTFGDAEISCVATKCASLRKLCIKACPVSDAGMDKLAAGCPRLVKVKVKKCRRVTFECAERLRASRHGALAVNFDTPGGAGELQDASVDESGVLENAGSDVVQDDFDDQIGVPDLLCGTSGRPSGWKARIVALISRSLSVSMFRRRPRGSSHNS, from the coding sequence ACCCTCGCGTCCGTAGCATCTcttcctccatctcttcctccctTTCCCCAATCCCCCACCCGACCCCAACTCCTCCGTTCCTCCGCCTCGCCCGCAGATCCGCCACCACCgtccccttccccctcccccctgggccagtgcccCTCCGCTCCCCCCTACCACCACCACCGCAAGCCCCCTCCTACGCCGCCGTCCCCCACCGCGCAGGCAGCGTCGCCTCGTTTCTGCAGCGCCGCAGCCGCCGAGGACGCGGCCGCGGAGGATGACTACACTTCTGACCTCCCCGAGGAGCTACTCGCCGTCGTCTTCGGGCTCCTCGGCTCGGGCGACCGCAAGCGCTGCTCCCTGGTGTGCCGCCGCTGGCTCGCCACCGAGGCCTCCTCGCGCCTGCGCCTCGCCCTCGACGCGCGGGCGCCGCTCCTCGCCGCGGCCCCGGCCATCCTCGCGCGCTTCTCCTCCGTATCCAAGCTCGCGCTCAAGTGCGACCGCCGCGCGGAGAGCGTCGGCGATCCCGCGCTCGCGCTCGTCGCGCATCGCCTCGGCCCCGGCCTTCGCCGCCTCAAGCTCCGCTCCGTCCGTGCTGTCACCGACCACGGCgtcgccgccctcgccgccgcgGCTATAAACCTCCGCAAGCTCTCAGTTGGGTCATGTACCTTCGGCGCCAAGGGGATCGAGGCAGTTCTCCGGTCCTGCCCCCAACTCGAGGAGCTCTCTGTCAAGCGGCTGCGTGGCCTAGCCGACTCAGAGCCCATCACCGTCTCCAGCCCTCGTCTCCAGTCTCTGGCCCTCAAAGAGCTCTATAACGGGCAGTGCTTCTCCTGTTTAATCACGTGCTCCCCCAACCTCAAAACCCTCAAGATCATCCGCTGCTCCGGTGATTGGGACCCGGTCCTCCAGGCGATCCCACAGGGTTCCTTGCTAGCCGAGCTTCATCTCGAAAAACTGCAGGTCAGTGACCTTGGTGTGGCGGCGCTATGTGGGCTAGAGGTCCTGTACCTTGCCAAGGCGCCGGAGGTCACAGATGTTGGTCTGGCAGCACTTGCCACCAAGTCGCCACGTCTACGCAAGCTGCATGTTGATGGATGGAAGGCGAATAGGATTGGCGACCGTGGGCTTGCAACCGTGGCGCAGAAATGTGCTGCTTTGCAGGAATTGGTCCTCATTGGTGTGAATTTGACATCGGCGAGTCTTGAGTTGATTGCTGCCAACTGCCCCACTCTTGAGCGGCTTGCGCTTTGCGGGTCTGACACATTTGGGGATGCAGAGATCTCTTGCGTGGCGACTAAGTGTGCTTCTCTGAGGAAGCTGTGCATCAAGGCATGCCCTGTGTCTGATGCCGGAATGGACAAGCTTGCAGCAGGCTGCCCACGCCTTGTCAAGGTGAAGGTGAAGAAGTGCCGTAGGGTGACGTTTGAGTGTGCTGAGCGGCTTCGTGCTAGTCGGCATGGTGCTCTTGCTGTGAATTTTGACACGCCAGGTGGTGCAGGCGAATTGCAAGATGCTAGTGTGGATGAGAGTGGTGTACTGGAGAATGCAGGGAGTGATGTGGTACAAGATGATTTTGATGATCAGATAGGGGTTCCTGACCTTCTGTGTGGCACCAGTGGCAGACCATCAGGGTGGAAAGCCCGGATTGTTGCTTTGATATCAAGGAGCTTGTCGGTTTCCATGTTTCGGAGACGTCCACGTGGGAGCTCCCATAACTCATGA